A region of uncultured Carboxylicivirga sp. DNA encodes the following proteins:
- a CDS encoding autotransporter-associated beta strand repeat-containing protein — MKNRFVQIWLLLFFLVNSLQVFSQRKMENLNHGLLAVKTSSGVLVSWRVLAWELKDVAYNLYRDGSKINTTPIDGATNYLDASGTTTSNYQLKLVVKGVEQAEDETCAVWAQNSLDIPVRPIDGVYNTYHLNDASVGDLDGDGQYEIIVKRLALNKDVSSTDYHYLEAYKLDGTLLWAVNMGPNIYNDVEFNFLVYDFNGDGKAEVALRTSDGFIDGVGVNIGDADGDGITNYRYSVSSVGYRMEGPDYLSVLDGESGAELDRVNYIPRGNITDWGRDDGGHRSTKCMFTIAYLDGVHPDIVIGRGIYERIAMAAWSFRDASLSQKWYFDSNNNPAYAQQGYHNLTQGDVDNDGCDEIVYGSMCIDNDGTGLYSTGLGHGDAQHLADINPNRKGLEFFGCLENSAGGDYRDAGTGEILFYKNIGRDMGRCGSADITPDYPGMEMWGPSGFPFLSSTGSEITSLTPPSSMNFFIWWDGDLSRELLDHAWYGDYGVGTITKYNNGANTQLLYADGTLSDNWTKGNPGLSADILGDWREEVIWRTNDNSVLRIYTTPYTTTVKIYTLMHDPQYRAAIAWQPNSYNQPPHPSFFIGNDMDSIPPAPIVLPGQMVYSGGSWDVSSTSWAQNGTAVSFTDGDSLLFDISGTQSNVELIGSLSPEDIRFISPNDFTFSGDGVIAGETDLTKAGSGNLSIETNNTFSGTTRVWEGMLTLSGELNSAVFVKRFATLAGSGKFRKGITVEPYAELIISNQQEEGDSLFVDDHLTLSEKSIVYMDLSDDIDAVTKVNDIIIIDGDLNITGKISLTINRLDGKLTAGTYVLAKYTGSFNGSVDNVSIKGIPGLPYTLTIDAGEVKLEVADTRLPGKVVWKGYVDKNWNLFNTLNWDNQGVEDYFLGEDSVVFDNTALQNSVLINGEYAVSDFLCDADNTFVLGGTGKIAGDGTFTKRGTGLLAILNGNSYTGPTIIEEGTLLVNTLANGGYNSPIGASAADASNLIINGGELKFGGFGEVTTDRSITLGNNDGAINIGNSGGRLVVKGSLVGEGDLVKNGTGILCLETVNSHSGTVINSGIIQLLDDAANINGLGDTLTLNGGTLAMLDNSYSYTDNCGWHIVVPEGKTGTLKLDSRSSLTGKLLGKGTLNLYSPWIRNDLKGDWSNFEGVINVTTDGDGGDFRIYNNYGFTKATVNINPNLYVYNQAGGAVNFGALNSEVGATMAPGTYKVGYNNSDAVFKGVFTGSTNVSKYGEGNWTLTNANEYSGSTTVYAGTLIVGNTSGSATGSSIVTVRNGATISGSGIVSGSVSLYGLMSGEGTFNGTVSISSGGVRIADNTINGALRIFSNGTLSGEGNINGVVTLYSGAIIAPGIDGVGTINCQQAFTLVEGCILHFEVDKGNGVNDLVVSQNSITLAGELNLSEINGTAFEAGDSFKLFDASSVEGSFSDIVPAAPGDGLIWDLSKLNTDGIIEVAASTGLGNATMGKVSIYPNPTKGIFNIELESNVLINSVEIIDLQGQVVKLSSEVQSSELSVDASTLSSGIYFVFIHTDKGLVKEKLLISK, encoded by the coding sequence ATGAAAAATCGATTTGTCCAAATCTGGCTTTTACTATTCTTCTTGGTAAACTCGCTTCAGGTTTTTTCTCAACGCAAAATGGAAAACCTAAATCATGGACTACTTGCTGTTAAAACCAGCTCTGGTGTTCTAGTAAGTTGGCGGGTACTTGCCTGGGAATTAAAAGATGTAGCCTATAATTTATATCGAGACGGATCAAAGATAAATACAACTCCTATTGATGGAGCCACAAACTATCTTGATGCTTCTGGAACAACAACATCAAATTATCAGTTGAAGTTAGTTGTTAAAGGTGTTGAACAAGCTGAAGATGAAACTTGTGCAGTTTGGGCGCAAAATTCTCTGGATATTCCGGTACGACCAATTGATGGTGTTTACAATACTTACCATTTGAATGATGCTTCTGTTGGTGATTTGGATGGTGATGGTCAGTACGAAATAATAGTTAAACGTTTGGCATTGAATAAGGACGTTTCTTCAACTGATTATCATTATTTAGAAGCATATAAACTTGATGGAACATTATTGTGGGCTGTTAATATGGGGCCCAATATTTATAATGATGTCGAATTCAATTTTCTGGTATACGATTTTAACGGAGATGGTAAAGCGGAAGTTGCATTGCGCACTTCTGATGGTTTTATTGATGGCGTTGGAGTTAATATCGGTGATGCCGATGGTGATGGAATTACCAATTACAGATATTCTGTTTCAAGTGTTGGTTATCGTATGGAAGGACCTGATTATTTATCGGTTTTAGATGGCGAGTCAGGTGCTGAATTAGATCGTGTTAACTATATTCCACGTGGTAATATCACCGACTGGGGAAGAGATGATGGTGGTCACAGGTCAACTAAATGCATGTTTACAATAGCTTATCTGGATGGTGTTCATCCTGACATTGTTATTGGTCGTGGTATTTATGAACGTATTGCTATGGCTGCCTGGTCATTTAGAGATGCTTCATTATCTCAGAAATGGTATTTCGATTCAAATAATAATCCGGCATACGCACAACAAGGTTATCACAATCTTACACAAGGTGATGTTGACAATGATGGTTGCGATGAAATAGTTTACGGTTCGATGTGTATTGATAACGATGGAACAGGATTGTATTCTACCGGACTTGGGCATGGTGATGCTCAGCATTTGGCAGATATTAATCCAAACCGCAAAGGATTAGAGTTTTTTGGATGTCTGGAAAATTCTGCCGGAGGTGATTATAGAGATGCAGGTACAGGTGAAATTTTATTTTATAAAAACATCGGTCGTGATATGGGACGATGTGGTTCAGCTGATATTACACCTGATTATCCGGGCATGGAAATGTGGGGACCATCGGGTTTTCCCTTCTTAAGTTCTACAGGTTCTGAAATAACTAGCCTGACTCCACCAAGCTCAATGAACTTTTTTATCTGGTGGGATGGTGATCTTTCCCGTGAATTACTTGATCATGCATGGTATGGTGATTATGGTGTTGGTACTATCACCAAGTATAACAATGGGGCAAATACTCAATTATTGTATGCAGACGGAACCTTATCAGATAACTGGACTAAAGGTAATCCAGGTTTAAGTGCTGATATTTTGGGTGATTGGCGCGAAGAGGTTATCTGGAGAACAAATGATAACAGTGTATTACGTATTTATACTACTCCGTATACAACTACCGTAAAAATATATACCTTAATGCACGACCCTCAGTATAGGGCCGCAATTGCATGGCAACCAAATTCATATAATCAACCTCCTCATCCATCATTCTTTATCGGAAATGATATGGATTCTATACCTCCAGCTCCTATAGTATTGCCTGGGCAAATGGTATACAGTGGTGGATCATGGGATGTAAGTTCGACTTCCTGGGCACAAAATGGTACTGCTGTTTCGTTTACTGATGGAGATAGTTTATTGTTTGATATTTCAGGTACTCAGTCAAATGTCGAATTAATTGGTAGTCTTTCTCCTGAAGATATTCGGTTTATCAGTCCAAATGATTTTACTTTTAGCGGAGACGGAGTTATTGCAGGAGAAACAGATTTAACAAAGGCAGGAAGTGGTAATTTAAGTATAGAAACAAATAACACCTTTTCAGGAACTACCCGTGTTTGGGAAGGGATGTTAACCTTAAGTGGAGAATTAAACAGTGCGGTTTTTGTAAAACGTTTCGCCACTTTGGCGGGTTCGGGTAAGTTTAGGAAAGGAATAACAGTTGAACCCTATGCTGAGTTGATTATAAGTAATCAACAAGAGGAGGGTGATAGTCTGTTTGTAGATGACCACCTTACTTTATCAGAAAAATCAATTGTTTATATGGATTTGTCCGACGATATTGATGCAGTTACGAAAGTAAATGATATCATTATTATTGATGGAGATTTGAATATTACCGGTAAAATCTCGTTAACAATTAACCGTCTGGATGGTAAATTAACTGCTGGTACCTATGTTTTGGCAAAATATACGGGTTCTTTTAATGGAAGTGTTGATAATGTTTCGATAAAAGGTATTCCTGGCTTACCCTATACATTAACAATTGATGCCGGAGAGGTGAAGCTTGAGGTTGCGGATACCCGTTTACCTGGTAAAGTTGTGTGGAAAGGTTATGTTGATAAAAACTGGAACTTGTTTAATACACTCAACTGGGATAATCAGGGTGTTGAGGATTATTTCCTTGGAGAAGATTCTGTAGTATTTGATAATACTGCTCTTCAAAATTCTGTTCTGATAAATGGTGAATATGCGGTGAGCGATTTCTTATGTGATGCCGATAATACTTTTGTTTTAGGTGGAACAGGTAAGATTGCTGGAGATGGAACTTTTACCAAAAGAGGAACTGGATTATTGGCTATTCTTAATGGTAATAGTTATACCGGACCAACTATAATTGAAGAAGGTACTTTACTGGTAAATACTCTTGCTAATGGGGGATACAATTCACCAATTGGAGCTTCTGCTGCTGATGCTTCAAATCTTATCATTAATGGAGGAGAATTAAAATTTGGTGGTTTTGGAGAGGTTACGACGGATAGAAGTATAACGCTTGGAAATAACGATGGAGCTATTAATATTGGGAATTCAGGCGGGAGATTAGTTGTTAAGGGAAGTCTTGTTGGCGAAGGTGATTTAGTTAAAAACGGAACAGGAATTTTATGCCTCGAAACAGTTAATAGTCATTCTGGAACAGTTATTAACTCTGGTATCATTCAATTGTTAGACGATGCGGCCAATATAAATGGATTGGGAGATACACTGACTCTTAATGGTGGTACACTGGCAATGCTTGATAATAGTTATTCTTATACTGATAATTGTGGATGGCATATTGTTGTACCGGAAGGAAAAACCGGAACCTTAAAACTGGATAGCCGGAGTTCACTTACAGGGAAACTATTGGGTAAAGGTACACTTAATTTATACTCACCCTGGATTAGAAATGATTTAAAAGGCGACTGGTCTAATTTTGAAGGTGTAATTAATGTTACTACAGATGGCGATGGAGGTGATTTTCGTATTTACAATAACTATGGATTTACAAAAGCTACCGTAAACATTAATCCAAATCTGTATGTGTACAATCAGGCTGGAGGAGCTGTGAATTTTGGTGCTTTAAATAGTGAAGTTGGAGCAACAATGGCCCCGGGAACCTATAAAGTTGGTTATAATAATTCAGATGCTGTTTTTAAAGGTGTGTTTACCGGATCTACTAATGTTAGTAAATATGGTGAAGGCAATTGGACATTAACCAATGCCAATGAGTATAGCGGAAGCACTACTGTATATGCCGGAACACTAATTGTTGGTAATACATCAGGAAGTGCAACAGGAAGTAGTATTGTAACGGTTCGTAATGGTGCAACAATAAGCGGAAGTGGTATTGTATCCGGAAGTGTCAGTCTTTATGGTTTAATGTCAGGAGAAGGAACTTTCAACGGAACAGTTTCCATTTCAAGTGGCGGTGTCCGCATAGCGGATAATACAATTAACGGTGCACTACGTATATTTTCTAATGGTACTCTTTCTGGTGAAGGTAATATTAACGGAGTAGTCACATTGTATAGTGGTGCTATTATTGCTCCCGGAATAGATGGTGTTGGCACTATAAATTGTCAACAGGCTTTTACCTTAGTTGAAGGTTGTATTTTGCATTTTGAAGTTGATAAAGGAAATGGGGTGAATGACCTTGTTGTATCGCAAAATTCAATTACTCTGGCAGGAGAGCTAAACCTCTCTGAAATCAATGGAACAGCTTTTGAAGCTGGTGATAGTTTTAAATTATTTGATGCTTCATCAGTAGAAGGAAGTTTTTCTGATATTGTGCCTGCTGCGCCAGGTGATGGTTTGATATGGGATCTGTCTAAACTAAACACTGATGGTATTATTGAGGTTGCTGCGTCAACGGGATTAGGGAATGCTACAATGGGTAAAGTCAGTATTTATCCGAATCCAACAAAAGGCATATTTAATATCGAATTAGAATCAAATGTATTGATTAATAGTGTTGAAATTATTGATTTGCAAGGACAGGTTGTAAAACTAAGCAGTGAAGTGCAAAGTTCTGAATTGAGTGTTGATGCTTCGACTTTGTCTTCAGGGATTTATTTTGTTTTTATTCATACAGATAAAGGTCTGGTGAAAGAAAAATTACTGATTAGTAAATGA
- a CDS encoding NAD(P)-dependent alcohol dehydrogenase: MKASYYTKYGSPDVLEFKDIPKPQAKEKELLIKVFATTVNRTDGAMLKADLWIMRLLTGIGSPRNPVLGTDFAGIIEEVGSKVTHYKVGDKVFGFDDMGVSSHAEYLCISEHKAIGHIHTPMSYTEAAALMEGAHYAYNFINKIDIKEGDKILVNGGTGAIGSAAIQLLVHYGAVITATCRGEHKELVMQLGATKAIDYEKEDFTKTNEEYNYVFDMVEKSTFGECKKILKPGGIYLSSELGPYAQNAFLAIFGILSNGKKVKFPFPSNTQASINIINQLAKQGAFKPVIEKVLPFDQIKEAFDYVLTGKKVGNVVIKMKEDNSSKNLY, encoded by the coding sequence ATGAAAGCCAGTTACTACACCAAATACGGGTCGCCCGATGTACTTGAATTCAAAGACATTCCAAAACCTCAAGCAAAAGAAAAAGAACTACTTATAAAAGTTTTTGCAACCACCGTTAATCGTACTGATGGAGCTATGTTGAAAGCCGATTTATGGATTATGCGTTTGCTTACCGGTATTGGTTCTCCCCGAAACCCTGTATTGGGAACTGACTTTGCAGGAATTATAGAAGAAGTTGGGTCAAAAGTCACACATTATAAGGTTGGTGACAAGGTTTTTGGTTTTGATGATATGGGTGTTAGCTCACATGCAGAATACTTGTGTATCTCGGAACATAAGGCAATTGGACATATCCACACACCAATGTCATATACCGAAGCTGCTGCTTTAATGGAAGGTGCTCACTATGCTTATAATTTCATAAATAAGATCGATATTAAAGAGGGTGATAAGATCCTTGTCAATGGAGGAACAGGTGCTATTGGTTCTGCTGCTATTCAATTACTTGTGCATTATGGTGCTGTAATAACCGCAACCTGCAGAGGTGAGCACAAAGAACTGGTAATGCAATTAGGAGCCACAAAAGCAATTGATTACGAAAAAGAAGACTTTACCAAAACAAATGAAGAATACAATTATGTATTTGATATGGTTGAGAAAAGTACCTTTGGGGAGTGTAAAAAAATTCTTAAGCCTGGTGGAATCTACCTGTCTTCTGAGTTGGGCCCTTATGCTCAAAATGCCTTTTTAGCCATTTTCGGTATTTTATCAAATGGTAAAAAAGTAAAATTCCCATTTCCTTCCAATACTCAGGCAAGCATTAATATTATTAATCAATTAGCCAAACAAGGCGCCTTTAAACCTGTCATCGAAAAAGTACTCCCTTTTGATCAGATTAAAGAGGCTTTTGATTATGTTTTAACGGGAAAGAAGGTTGGTAATGTTGTAATTAAAATGAAAGAAGATAATTCTTCCAAGAACCTTTATTAG
- a CDS encoding NUDIX domain-containing protein yields the protein MENQQQLYSQYQKIKRFVSVDCVIFGYEQDQLKLLLFKRIIPPAQGEWSLIGGWLQEDESAETAAMRVLQYITGLTDIYLEQVHVFSKPDRDPGGNVLTIVFNALIRIEKHSKQLIEKFGAQWFSLKEVPQLIFDHDEMIRIAFEKLRLKATYNLIGRQLLPEKFTITQLRNLYNAIFQKQFDPGNFRKKVLSLKMLEQLEEKDMSESKKGAFYYKFKDVEESYVVEPIFRNAIKL from the coding sequence ATGGAAAATCAGCAGCAACTATATAGCCAATATCAAAAGATAAAACGATTTGTATCTGTCGATTGTGTTATTTTTGGCTATGAACAAGACCAATTAAAGTTATTGCTGTTTAAAAGGATAATTCCACCGGCTCAAGGCGAATGGTCATTGATCGGAGGATGGCTCCAGGAAGATGAATCGGCAGAGACAGCTGCCATGAGAGTTCTTCAATACATAACCGGTTTGACAGATATATATCTCGAACAGGTTCATGTCTTTTCAAAACCGGACCGAGATCCCGGAGGTAATGTATTAACCATTGTTTTTAATGCATTAATTAGAATTGAGAAACATTCTAAGCAACTGATTGAGAAGTTTGGTGCTCAATGGTTCTCTCTTAAAGAGGTTCCTCAGCTTATTTTTGACCATGATGAAATGATCAGGATTGCTTTTGAAAAACTCCGCCTGAAGGCAACCTATAACCTGATAGGTCGTCAGTTGTTACCCGAAAAATTTACGATTACACAGCTTCGTAATTTATACAATGCAATCTTTCAGAAGCAATTCGATCCGGGTAATTTCCGTAAGAAAGTATTGTCGTTAAAAATGCTGGAACAGTTAGAAGAAAAAGATATGTCGGAATCGAAAAAAGGGGCTTTTTACTACAAATTCAAAGATGTTGAAGAAAGCTATGTTGTGGAGCCCATCTTTCGAAATGCGATAAAACTCTAA
- a CDS encoding UDP-glucose--hexose-1-phosphate uridylyltransferase codes for MDTFQFTEHSHRRYNPLNGEWVLVSPHRTKRPWQGKVEKPAVDERPQYDEKCYLCPGNERAGGFKNPDYKDTFVFQNDFSALVPDIPQGAFEKKGLFKAVSERGFCKVICFSPRHDLTIPEMDVDGIKKVVDLWTAEYEEIGKLDYINYVQIFENKGDIMGCSNPHPHGQIWGQYSVPVEPAKEQKMQKEYFDANGKTLLGDYVEEELKDKERILVENDHFVALVPFWATWPFEAMIVSKRAVSKLTELTEDEKVALADAYKKLTVMYDNLFEVSFPYSAGIHQAPTDGEDHPEWHLHMHFYPPLLRSATVKKFMVGYEMMANAQRDITAEQAAERLRALPTTHYKSK; via the coding sequence ATGGATACTTTTCAATTTACAGAACACTCGCACCGCAGATACAATCCGTTAAACGGAGAGTGGGTGTTGGTATCACCACACAGAACCAAGCGTCCATGGCAAGGTAAAGTTGAGAAACCTGCTGTTGACGAGCGTCCTCAGTACGATGAAAAATGTTACCTGTGCCCTGGAAATGAAAGAGCCGGAGGTTTTAAAAATCCTGATTACAAAGATACATTTGTGTTTCAGAATGATTTTAGTGCCTTAGTACCAGATATTCCTCAAGGAGCATTTGAAAAGAAAGGCTTGTTTAAAGCGGTAAGCGAAAGAGGTTTTTGTAAAGTAATTTGTTTCTCACCACGACATGATCTGACTATTCCAGAAATGGATGTTGACGGTATTAAGAAAGTGGTTGACTTATGGACTGCAGAATACGAGGAGATTGGTAAGCTTGATTATATCAACTATGTTCAGATTTTTGAGAACAAAGGTGATATAATGGGATGCAGTAATCCACATCCTCACGGGCAAATCTGGGGGCAATATTCTGTTCCTGTTGAGCCGGCCAAAGAGCAAAAAATGCAAAAGGAATATTTCGATGCAAACGGAAAAACTCTTTTAGGCGATTATGTTGAGGAAGAATTGAAGGATAAAGAACGCATTCTGGTTGAAAATGATCATTTTGTAGCATTGGTTCCTTTCTGGGCAACATGGCCGTTTGAAGCAATGATTGTTAGTAAACGAGCTGTATCGAAACTGACTGAATTAACAGAGGATGAAAAAGTGGCTTTGGCTGATGCCTATAAAAAGCTAACAGTGATGTACGACAACCTTTTTGAGGTTTCGTTCCCATATTCAGCAGGTATCCATCAGGCACCAACCGATGGAGAAGATCATCCTGAATGGCATCTTCATATGCACTTTTATCCACCATTGTTACGTTCTGCTACTGTGAAGAAGTTTATGGTAGGCTACGAAATGATGGCCAATGCACAACGCGATATTACTGCTGAGCAGGCTGCAGAACGTTTGCGAGCCTTGCCAACAACTCATTATAAATCAAAATAA
- a CDS encoding galactokinase family protein, which translates to MSKISELIGKINGGDNAAFKELYGAESAVLKTQAERYESLMATFQETFGKDDVMLFSSPGRTEIGGNHTDHNHGRVLAGAVNLDNIAVASANGTDIIKIKSAGYPEFQVDLSDLSIDESQFYTSGSIVKGISARLKELGYTIGGFDACIEGRVPAGSGLSSSASFEVLIGAIISHLFNDGKLDPVENAIIGQWAENNFFGKPCGLMDQTACSVGGLITIDFADPSKPIVKALDFDFVATDYALVITDVGGGHDDPASQAEYASLPTEMKSVAKELGAQVLREVTLEQIIDKIPEIREKTGDRAILRAFHFQGDNQRVADQVAALENNDFDAFLKMVVESGYSSYMYNQNIFDVVHKDEQVVSLGLALSEMVLKGKGAWRVHGGGFGGTIQAFVPQDLVDTYVKTLEHVYGEGKCHKLFIRSKGSVRVEL; encoded by the coding sequence ATGTCAAAAATTAGCGAACTAATTGGAAAAATTAATGGTGGCGATAATGCCGCATTTAAAGAATTATATGGAGCTGAAAGCGCTGTATTGAAAACTCAGGCTGAACGTTATGAGTCTCTGATGGCTACTTTCCAGGAAACTTTTGGTAAGGACGATGTGATGTTGTTTTCATCACCTGGTCGTACCGAAATTGGTGGTAACCATACAGATCACAACCACGGTCGTGTATTAGCAGGCGCTGTTAACCTTGATAATATTGCTGTAGCTTCGGCTAACGGTACTGACATTATTAAAATTAAGTCAGCTGGTTATCCTGAATTTCAGGTTGATTTGTCTGATCTTTCTATTGATGAATCACAATTTTATACTTCAGGATCGATTGTAAAAGGTATCAGTGCTCGTTTGAAAGAGTTAGGATACACTATCGGTGGTTTTGATGCTTGTATCGAAGGTCGTGTGCCTGCAGGTTCAGGATTGAGTTCATCAGCTTCTTTCGAAGTATTGATTGGAGCTATTATCAGTCACTTATTCAACGATGGAAAATTAGATCCTGTTGAAAACGCAATTATTGGACAATGGGCTGAAAATAATTTCTTTGGTAAGCCATGTGGTTTAATGGATCAAACAGCTTGTTCAGTGGGTGGTTTGATTACCATCGATTTTGCTGATCCTTCAAAACCAATTGTAAAAGCTTTGGATTTCGACTTTGTTGCTACTGACTATGCATTGGTAATTACTGATGTGGGTGGTGGTCACGATGATCCTGCTTCTCAGGCTGAGTATGCTTCTTTGCCAACTGAAATGAAATCAGTAGCGAAAGAATTAGGTGCTCAGGTGTTGCGTGAAGTTACTTTAGAACAAATTATTGATAAAATTCCTGAAATCCGTGAGAAAACTGGTGACCGCGCTATTTTGCGAGCGTTCCACTTCCAGGGAGACAACCAACGTGTAGCTGACCAGGTGGCTGCTTTGGAAAACAACGATTTTGATGCTTTCCTTAAAATGGTTGTGGAGTCAGGATACAGCTCATACATGTATAACCAAAATATCTTTGATGTAGTTCACAAAGATGAGCAAGTAGTGTCATTAGGATTGGCATTGAGCGAAATGGTATTGAAAGGCAAAGGTGCATGGCGCGTTCACGGTGGTGGATTCGGTGGTACTATCCAGGCTTTTGTACCTCAGGATTTAGTTGATACATACGTAAAAACATTAGAGCATGTTTACGGAGAGGGTAAATGTCATAAATTATTTATCCGTTCGAAAGGTTCGGTAAGAGTTGAATTATAA
- a CDS encoding aldose epimerase family protein, which translates to MTKASDVFKLKNANNVEVTFIGRGGQITGITVPDKDGKLADVVIGYQSVEEALAGDGYFGALCGRFSNRIVKGQFSIEGVDYQLECNNGPNHLHGGSEGFNSRVWDVTPYEESRFAQAYKLALVSPDGDQGYPGELKVEVVYGLTDENELVIEYAAETSKATIINLTSHAYFNLKGAGNGTIEDQVLELNASKFTPLSAEIGTVTGEITEVKGTAMDFVDAKTIGEACNADDDQVKIVDGIDHNFVIDGYDGMLRLAARLSDEESGRCMEVFTNQPGIQIYTGSHFDGSETGKLGKPIVKWGGVAMETQIFPDSPNKEHFPNAVLKPGEVYKHTCVYKFSIQ; encoded by the coding sequence ATGACTAAAGCATCTGATGTTTTTAAATTGAAAAATGCCAATAATGTTGAAGTAACATTTATTGGACGAGGAGGACAAATTACCGGTATTACTGTTCCTGATAAAGATGGTAAGTTAGCTGATGTGGTAATTGGTTATCAAAGCGTTGAAGAAGCACTTGCAGGTGACGGATATTTCGGAGCTCTATGTGGTCGCTTCTCAAACCGCATTGTAAAAGGTCAATTTTCTATAGAAGGAGTTGATTATCAATTGGAATGTAATAACGGACCAAACCATTTACATGGTGGTTCCGAAGGTTTTAACAGCCGTGTATGGGATGTGACTCCTTATGAAGAATCTCGTTTTGCACAAGCATATAAATTAGCATTGGTAAGTCCTGATGGAGATCAGGGGTATCCTGGTGAGCTGAAAGTTGAGGTTGTTTACGGTTTGACTGACGAAAATGAGTTAGTGATTGAGTATGCAGCTGAAACTTCAAAAGCTACTATCATTAACTTAACCAGTCATGCTTACTTCAACCTTAAAGGAGCCGGTAACGGAACCATTGAAGACCAGGTGTTAGAGTTAAATGCTTCAAAATTCACTCCTCTTTCAGCTGAAATTGGTACTGTTACAGGTGAGATTACAGAAGTAAAAGGAACCGCTATGGATTTTGTAGATGCAAAAACCATTGGTGAGGCTTGTAATGCTGATGATGACCAGGTAAAGATTGTTGATGGTATTGATCACAATTTTGTGATCGATGGTTATGATGGCATGTTGCGTTTAGCAGCTCGTTTATCTGATGAAGAAAGTGGTCGTTGCATGGAAGTGTTTACCAATCAGCCAGGTATTCAGATTTACACCGGAAGTCATTTCGATGGATCTGAAACAGGTAAATTAGGTAAGCCAATTGTAAAATGGGGTGGTGTAGCCATGGAAACTCAGATTTTCCCTGACTCACCAAACAAAGAACATTTCCCTAATGCAGTTTTAAAACCGGGTGAGGTTTACAAACATACTTGTGTTTATAAATTTTCAATCCAATAA
- the gluP gene encoding glucose/galactose MFS transporter, with amino-acid sequence MSKNKYLFPLIVMASLFFLFGFITTMNNSTIEFLKDAFGLNDVQKQLPNTFFYGAYILSVPVGFLINKIGYRFSIFTGLGLIALGFFASIPGVGFGYYGFLSAVSIFAIGVVILQVAAAPYVVALGPKESSASRLTLTNALNSVATVIAPIFVSILLVTPELGEGETLENSVIQGIVQWPFVGIGVATAVILFIMFFLKLPNIKEEQEKAEAGSDVKHKSSAFKYTHVWLGSLAIFVYMGIEIGIPSFFADFADNAGATIKTSTTDMLKYYWGGLMVGRVLGIFVLQKYKASTILTACAIGGAAMLGGAIVMDGNIAMWLFLGTGLFHSIMWPVIYSLALEDLGPHADVASGIIATSVIGAAILMPIMGGIQTMAGVIAAVSALFVYYLYLVFFATKGSKIR; translated from the coding sequence ATGAGCAAAAACAAGTATTTATTTCCATTGATAGTGATGGCCTCACTGTTTTTCCTGTTTGGCTTTATCACTACAATGAATAACTCAACCATTGAGTTTTTGAAAGATGCATTTGGTTTGAACGATGTTCAGAAGCAATTGCCTAACACTTTCTTCTATGGTGCCTATATATTATCGGTACCTGTTGGTTTCCTGATCAATAAAATCGGATATCGATTCTCAATCTTCACAGGTTTAGGATTGATTGCATTAGGTTTCTTCGCCAGTATACCTGGTGTTGGATTTGGTTACTACGGATTCTTAAGTGCAGTATCAATTTTTGCTATCGGTGTTGTAATTCTTCAGGTAGCTGCTGCTCCTTATGTAGTTGCTTTAGGTCCTAAAGAAAGTTCAGCAAGCCGTTTAACATTAACCAATGCATTGAACTCAGTTGCAACTGTAATTGCACCTATTTTCGTTTCAATTTTATTGGTTACTCCAGAGTTGGGAGAAGGCGAAACATTGGAGAATTCAGTTATTCAGGGTATTGTTCAATGGCCATTTGTTGGAATTGGAGTGGCAACAGCTGTAATCCTTTTCATTATGTTCTTCCTGAAACTTCCTAACATCAAAGAAGAGCAGGAAAAGGCTGAAGCCGGAAGTGATGTAAAACACAAGTCAAGTGCATTTAAATATACTCACGTTTGGTTGGGTTCATTGGCAATTTTCGTTTATATGGGTATTGAAATTGGTATTCCAAGTTTCTTTGCTGATTTTGCTGATAATGCAGGTGCTACTATCAAAACTTCAACTACTGATATGTTGAAATACTATTGGGGTGGTCTAATGGTAGGTCGAGTATTGGGTATTTTTGTATTGCAAAAATATAAGGCAAGCACAATCCTTACAGCTTGTGCTATTGGTGGAGCTGCCATGTTAGGTGGTGCTATTGTTATGGATGGAAACATTGCCATGTGGTTATTCTTAGGTACAGGTTTATTCCACTCAATTATGTGGCCTGTAATCTATAGCTTGGCATTGGAAGATTTAGGTCCTCACGCGGACGTAGCTTCAGGTATTATTGCTACTTCTGTAATTGGTGCTGCTATTTTAATGCCAATTATGGGTGGTATTCAAACTATGGCTGGAGTTATTGCTGCTGTTAGTGCATTGTTTGTTTACTATTTGTACCTTGTTTTCTTTGCAACTAAAGGTTCAAAAATCAGATAA